In Felis catus isolate Fca126 chromosome C2, F.catus_Fca126_mat1.0, whole genome shotgun sequence, a single window of DNA contains:
- the PFN2 gene encoding profilin-2 isoform X1 produces MAGWQSYVDNLMCDGCCQEAAIVGYCDAKYVWAATAGGVFQSITPVEIDMIVGKDREGFFTNGLTLGAKKCSVIRDSLYVDGDCTMDIRTKSQGGEPTYNVAVGRAGRVLVFVMGKEGVHGGGLNKKAYSMAKYLRDSGF; encoded by the exons ATGGCCGGTTGGCAGAGCTACGTGGATAACCTGATGTGCGATGGCTGCTGCCAGGAGGCCGCCATTGTCGGCTACTGCGACGCCAAATACGTCTGGGCAGCCACGGCCGGGGGCGTCTTCCAGAGCATTACG CCAGTAGAAATAGATATGATTGTAGGAAAAGACCGGGAAGGTTTCTTTACCAACGGTTTGACTCTTGGCGCAAAGAAGTGCTCAGTGATCAGAGATAGCCTATACGTCGATGGTGACTGCACAATGGACATCCGGACAAAGAGTCAAGGTGGGGAGCCAACATACAACGTTGCTGTCGGCAGAGCTGGTAGAG tcttGGTCTTTGTAATGGGAAAAGAAGGGGTCCATGGAGGCGGATTGAATAAGAAGGCATACTCAATGGCAAAATACTTGAGAGACTCTGGGTTCTAG
- the PFN2 gene encoding profilin-2 isoform X3, protein MAGWQSYVDNLMCDGCCQEAAIVGYCDAKYVWAATAGGVFQSITPVEIDMIVGKDREGFFTNGLTLGAKKCSVIRDSLYVDGDCTMDIRTKSQGGEPTYNVAVGRAGRGISEGKISR, encoded by the exons ATGGCCGGTTGGCAGAGCTACGTGGATAACCTGATGTGCGATGGCTGCTGCCAGGAGGCCGCCATTGTCGGCTACTGCGACGCCAAATACGTCTGGGCAGCCACGGCCGGGGGCGTCTTCCAGAGCATTACG CCAGTAGAAATAGATATGATTGTAGGAAAAGACCGGGAAGGTTTCTTTACCAACGGTTTGACTCTTGGCGCAAAGAAGTGCTCAGTGATCAGAGATAGCCTATACGTCGATGGTGACTGCACAATGGACATCCGGACAAAGAGTCAAGGTGGGGAGCCAACATACAACGTTGCTGTCGGCAGAGCTGGTAGAG GTATTTCTGAAGGCAAAATATCAAGATAA
- the PFN2 gene encoding profilin-2 isoform X2: MAGWQSYVDNLMCDGCCQEAAIVGYCDAKYVWAATAGGVFQSITPVEIDMIVGKDREGFFTNGLTLGAKKCSVIRDSLYVDGDCTMDIRTKSQGGEPTYNVAVGRAGRALVIVMGKEGVHGGTLNKKAYELALYLRRSDV; the protein is encoded by the exons ATGGCCGGTTGGCAGAGCTACGTGGATAACCTGATGTGCGATGGCTGCTGCCAGGAGGCCGCCATTGTCGGCTACTGCGACGCCAAATACGTCTGGGCAGCCACGGCCGGGGGCGTCTTCCAGAGCATTACG CCAGTAGAAATAGATATGATTGTAGGAAAAGACCGGGAAGGTTTCTTTACCAACGGTTTGACTCTTGGCGCAAAGAAGTGCTCAGTGATCAGAGATAGCCTATACGTCGATGGTGACTGCACAATGGACATCCGGACAAAGAGTCAAGGTGGGGAGCCAACATACAACGTTGCTGTCGGCAGAGCTGGTAGAG CATTGGTTATAGTCATGGGAAAGGAAGGTGTCCACGGAGGCACACTTAACAAGAAAGCATATGAACTCGCTTTATACCTGAGGAGGTCTGATGTGTAA